In the Theobroma cacao cultivar B97-61/B2 chromosome 1, Criollo_cocoa_genome_V2, whole genome shotgun sequence genome, one interval contains:
- the LOC18613867 gene encoding NAC domain-containing protein 92 isoform X3: MGSISSNSDIVGYRFHPTDKELVDHYLWNKILDRDSLVQAIKEVDGLCRTDPWELPRLSKIKSADQVWYFFSRRKDNKRVKRTTDNGFWKVTGKARDVKGKRGSAIKKTLVFFQGRGPNAKWTPWVMHEYIFTSTVLDNKEGIFLCKLKNKEDEKADTSRSEVCEPSQVADDGIPENSAMFDPDVMLATLEEPDGRDEADNNLSPSPQPMMREEHVPSCMDSAYLYEFSGGHCGVQHLSNSNEQSDDSWIKYLVDSDEVYPDENEGCMSMTCPGECSRKRSRFENGGLCGAIENEECQTTYEQVVSASSMLDEHSGSKKFQAMAMVNAPNETLTSVEHDPHGRERMLSIHNESREMDAPSGDSAVDLHCIFHVALAESVDYSYARFDNPQYQERSQNLIEQEDDPIRITKQGKFSVKTVSLDKARDVKQHVPADNLPQMENAVMESNMKFKKAKETNKKESLQMHWSESAESDERVLLAVALT, translated from the exons ATGGGAAGCATCAGTAGCAACAGCGACATAGTGGGATACAGATTCCACCCAACTGACAAAGAACTCGTAGATCATTATCTATGGAACAAAATTCTCGACCGTGATTCTCTTGTCCAAGCTATAAAAGAGGTCGACGGCCTTTGCAGGACAGATCCCTGGGAACTACCCC gTCTTTCTAAGATAAAGTCAGCTGATCAAGTTTGGTATTTCTTTTCCCGACGAAAGGACAACAAACGGGTCAAGAGGACTACCGACAATGGGTTCTGGAAAGTAACGGGAAAGGCTCGTGATGTAAAGGGAAAGAGAGGGAGTGCTATAAAGAAAACTTTGGTTTTTTTTCAGGGTCGTGGTCCAAATGCAAAATGGACGCCTTGGGTCATGCACGAGTACATTTTCACTTCAACTGTTCTCGACAACAAA GAGGGCATTTTTCTCTGTAAATTGAAGAATAAAGAAGATGAAAAGGCCGATACTTCAAGGAGTGAAGTTTGTGAGCCAAGTCAGGTCGCAGATGATGGGATTCCTGAA AACTCAGCCATGTTCGACCCTGATGTGATGCTAGCCACATTGGAAGAACCTGATGGCAGGGATGAGGCTGACAACAACTTGTCTCCTTCACCACAACCAATGATGCGTGAGGAGCATGTGCCATCTTGTATGGATTCAGCATATTTGTACGAGTTTAGTGGTGGCCATTGTGGGGTTCAACACCTATCTAACTCCAATGAACAGAGCGATGACTCCTGGATTAAATATTTGGTCGATAGTGACGAAGTTTATCCTGATGAAAATGAGGGCTGCATGAGTATGACCTGCCCTGGGGAGTGCTCTAGAAAAAGGTCACGCTTTGAAAATGGCGGACTATGCGGGGccattgaaaatgaagaatgtcAAACAACG TATGAGCAGGTAGTGAGTGCTTCAAGCATGCTTGATGAACATTCTGgttcaaaaaaattccaagCAATGGCAATGGTTAATGCACCAAATGAAACTTTAACTTCTGTAGAGCATGATCCCCATGGAAGGGAAAGGATGTTATCTATCCATAATGAATCCAGAGAAATGGATGCCCCTTCTGGTGACTCAGCTGTTGATCTGCATTGCATTTTTCATGTTGCTTTAGCAGAAAGTGTAGATTATTCTTATGCAAGATTCGACAATCCTCAATATCAAGAGAGGtctcaaaatttaattgagCAAGAAGATGATCCAATAAGAATCACTAAGCAGGGAAAGTTTTCTGTGAAAACAGTCTCCCTAGACAAG GCTAGAGATGTAAAACAGCATGTCCCTGCTGATAATCTGCCCCAAATGGAAAATGCTGTTATGGAATctaacatgaagtttaaaaaggcaaaagaaaccaataaaaaagaaagcttgCAGATGCACTGGAGTGAGTCAGctgaaagtgatgaaagag TTTTGTTGGCTGTTGCTCTAACTTGA
- the LOC18613867 gene encoding NAC domain-containing protein 4 isoform X2 produces MGSISSNSDIVGYRFHPTDKELVDHYLWNKILDRDSLVQAIKEVDGLCRTDPWELPRLSKIKSADQVWYFFSRRKDNKRVKRTTDNGFWKVTGKARDVKGKRGSAIKKTLVFFQGRGPNAKWTPWVMHEYIFTSTVLDNKEGIFLCKLKNKEDEKADTSRSEVCEPSQVADDGIPENSAMFDPDVMLATLEEPDGRDEADNNLSPSPQPMMREEHVPSCMDSAYLYEFSGGHCGVQHLSNSNEQSDDSWIKYLVDSDEVYPDENEGCMSMTCPGECSRKRSRFENGGLCGAIENEECQTTYEQVVSASSMLDEHSGSKKFQAMAMVNAPNETLTSVEHDPHGRERMLSIHNESREMDAPSGDSAVDLHCIFHVALAESVDYSYARFDNPQYQERSQNLIEQEDDPIRITKQGKFSVKTVSLDKARDVKQHVPADNLPQMENAVMESNMKFKKAKETNKKESLQMHWSESAESDERGKLRIKDLVLPPNLAG; encoded by the exons ATGGGAAGCATCAGTAGCAACAGCGACATAGTGGGATACAGATTCCACCCAACTGACAAAGAACTCGTAGATCATTATCTATGGAACAAAATTCTCGACCGTGATTCTCTTGTCCAAGCTATAAAAGAGGTCGACGGCCTTTGCAGGACAGATCCCTGGGAACTACCCC gTCTTTCTAAGATAAAGTCAGCTGATCAAGTTTGGTATTTCTTTTCCCGACGAAAGGACAACAAACGGGTCAAGAGGACTACCGACAATGGGTTCTGGAAAGTAACGGGAAAGGCTCGTGATGTAAAGGGAAAGAGAGGGAGTGCTATAAAGAAAACTTTGGTTTTTTTTCAGGGTCGTGGTCCAAATGCAAAATGGACGCCTTGGGTCATGCACGAGTACATTTTCACTTCAACTGTTCTCGACAACAAA GAGGGCATTTTTCTCTGTAAATTGAAGAATAAAGAAGATGAAAAGGCCGATACTTCAAGGAGTGAAGTTTGTGAGCCAAGTCAGGTCGCAGATGATGGGATTCCTGAA AACTCAGCCATGTTCGACCCTGATGTGATGCTAGCCACATTGGAAGAACCTGATGGCAGGGATGAGGCTGACAACAACTTGTCTCCTTCACCACAACCAATGATGCGTGAGGAGCATGTGCCATCTTGTATGGATTCAGCATATTTGTACGAGTTTAGTGGTGGCCATTGTGGGGTTCAACACCTATCTAACTCCAATGAACAGAGCGATGACTCCTGGATTAAATATTTGGTCGATAGTGACGAAGTTTATCCTGATGAAAATGAGGGCTGCATGAGTATGACCTGCCCTGGGGAGTGCTCTAGAAAAAGGTCACGCTTTGAAAATGGCGGACTATGCGGGGccattgaaaatgaagaatgtcAAACAACG TATGAGCAGGTAGTGAGTGCTTCAAGCATGCTTGATGAACATTCTGgttcaaaaaaattccaagCAATGGCAATGGTTAATGCACCAAATGAAACTTTAACTTCTGTAGAGCATGATCCCCATGGAAGGGAAAGGATGTTATCTATCCATAATGAATCCAGAGAAATGGATGCCCCTTCTGGTGACTCAGCTGTTGATCTGCATTGCATTTTTCATGTTGCTTTAGCAGAAAGTGTAGATTATTCTTATGCAAGATTCGACAATCCTCAATATCAAGAGAGGtctcaaaatttaattgagCAAGAAGATGATCCAATAAGAATCACTAAGCAGGGAAAGTTTTCTGTGAAAACAGTCTCCCTAGACAAG GCTAGAGATGTAAAACAGCATGTCCCTGCTGATAATCTGCCCCAAATGGAAAATGCTGTTATGGAATctaacatgaagtttaaaaaggcaaaagaaaccaataaaaaagaaagcttgCAGATGCACTGGAGTGAGTCAGctgaaagtgatgaaagag GGAAGCTGCGTATTAAAGATTTGGTTCTTCCACCCAATCTTGCTGGTTGA
- the LOC18613867 gene encoding NAC domain-containing protein 14 isoform X1, translated as MGSISSNSDIVGYRFHPTDKELVDHYLWNKILDRDSLVQAIKEVDGLCRTDPWELPRLSKIKSADQVWYFFSRRKDNKRVKRTTDNGFWKVTGKARDVKGKRGSAIKKTLVFFQGRGPNAKWTPWVMHEYIFTSTVLDNKEGIFLCKLKNKEDEKADTSRSEVCEPSQVADDGIPENSAMFDPDVMLATLEEPDGRDEADNNLSPSPQPMMREEHVPSCMDSAYLYEFSGGHCGVQHLSNSNEQSDDSWIKYLVDSDEVYPDENEGCMSMTCPGECSRKRSRFENGGLCGAIENEECQTTYEQVVSASSMLDEHSGSKKFQAMAMVNAPNETLTSVEHDPHGRERMLSIHNESREMDAPSGDSAVDLHCIFHVALAESVDYSYARFDNPQYQERSQNLIEQEDDPIRITKQGKFSVKTVSLDKARDVKQHVPADNLPQMENAVMESNMKFKKAKETNKKESLQMHWSESAESDERGFFIYLDKPSLNHTPLVYFVNELLGIILFIAVIYELISIAAIGPRS; from the exons ATGGGAAGCATCAGTAGCAACAGCGACATAGTGGGATACAGATTCCACCCAACTGACAAAGAACTCGTAGATCATTATCTATGGAACAAAATTCTCGACCGTGATTCTCTTGTCCAAGCTATAAAAGAGGTCGACGGCCTTTGCAGGACAGATCCCTGGGAACTACCCC gTCTTTCTAAGATAAAGTCAGCTGATCAAGTTTGGTATTTCTTTTCCCGACGAAAGGACAACAAACGGGTCAAGAGGACTACCGACAATGGGTTCTGGAAAGTAACGGGAAAGGCTCGTGATGTAAAGGGAAAGAGAGGGAGTGCTATAAAGAAAACTTTGGTTTTTTTTCAGGGTCGTGGTCCAAATGCAAAATGGACGCCTTGGGTCATGCACGAGTACATTTTCACTTCAACTGTTCTCGACAACAAA GAGGGCATTTTTCTCTGTAAATTGAAGAATAAAGAAGATGAAAAGGCCGATACTTCAAGGAGTGAAGTTTGTGAGCCAAGTCAGGTCGCAGATGATGGGATTCCTGAA AACTCAGCCATGTTCGACCCTGATGTGATGCTAGCCACATTGGAAGAACCTGATGGCAGGGATGAGGCTGACAACAACTTGTCTCCTTCACCACAACCAATGATGCGTGAGGAGCATGTGCCATCTTGTATGGATTCAGCATATTTGTACGAGTTTAGTGGTGGCCATTGTGGGGTTCAACACCTATCTAACTCCAATGAACAGAGCGATGACTCCTGGATTAAATATTTGGTCGATAGTGACGAAGTTTATCCTGATGAAAATGAGGGCTGCATGAGTATGACCTGCCCTGGGGAGTGCTCTAGAAAAAGGTCACGCTTTGAAAATGGCGGACTATGCGGGGccattgaaaatgaagaatgtcAAACAACG TATGAGCAGGTAGTGAGTGCTTCAAGCATGCTTGATGAACATTCTGgttcaaaaaaattccaagCAATGGCAATGGTTAATGCACCAAATGAAACTTTAACTTCTGTAGAGCATGATCCCCATGGAAGGGAAAGGATGTTATCTATCCATAATGAATCCAGAGAAATGGATGCCCCTTCTGGTGACTCAGCTGTTGATCTGCATTGCATTTTTCATGTTGCTTTAGCAGAAAGTGTAGATTATTCTTATGCAAGATTCGACAATCCTCAATATCAAGAGAGGtctcaaaatttaattgagCAAGAAGATGATCCAATAAGAATCACTAAGCAGGGAAAGTTTTCTGTGAAAACAGTCTCCCTAGACAAG GCTAGAGATGTAAAACAGCATGTCCCTGCTGATAATCTGCCCCAAATGGAAAATGCTGTTATGGAATctaacatgaagtttaaaaaggcaaaagaaaccaataaaaaagaaagcttgCAGATGCACTGGAGTGAGTCAGctgaaagtgatgaaagagGTTTCTTCATATACCTAGATAAACCTTCATTAAACCATACACCGTTAGTGTATTTTGTCAATGAACTTCTAGgcataatattgtttatagCTGTCATTTATGAATTGATTTCTATAGCAGCAATTGGTCCTCGGAGTTga
- the LOC18613868 gene encoding NAC domain-containing protein 4, with protein MNYVKGFRFHPTDAEAIEHLWDKRVLDRDSIVQVGDFLVPVITQLEDICEFQPWELPGRSELEAGDNLWYFFCSPKYKYRNSTRKNRVTREGYWKPTGTPREILTTYNGQEIRGSRQTLVFYRGRVSDEKKNENKTQWVIHEFEIPLNLPNQKSIALCRLKKKYGKVDVSRGEEGQSSHSLPPNLENQATNNAIPKDQLNSNEPLTESEAFNEYSGNQTTFTTNEQDDDEFVDSLINNDEINTEQRSNQPFFVDENEGPKLPSNFPDHVADDDIPNNQEDFGGLVNQKPIALNDCVETLNSGRNSEHDNSSQSSIFIPNDQTTSIGGGNQQATLLAENESSSLAFENHVAESSVPMEHSEFDKFLREGLFMAELSHAPEGVEYYEFSANEQDDEFWNKNCFTTDEVLGSKQQNLAESFNFSSVSTMEPLYDPCPMESSRKRLRIESERLNRGEDIEAAPSQE; from the exons ATGAACTACGTAAAGGGGTTCAGATTCCACCCAACAGACGCAGAAGCCATCGAACATCTATGGGACAAAAGAGTACTCGACCGTGATTCGATTGTCCAAGTTGGTGATTTCCTTGTTCCAGTAATAACCCAACTAGAAGACATCTGCGAGTTCCAACCTTGGGAATTGCCTG GGCGTTCGGAGTTAGAGGCCGGAGATAACCTTTGGTATTTCTTCTGCTCACCGAAATACAAGTACCGCAATAGTACAAGGAAAAACAGGGTTACCAGGGAAGGATACTGGAAACCAACGGGGACACCTCGTGAGATATTAACAACATATAATGGACAAGAAATCAGAGGAAGCAGGCAAACTCTGGTATTCTACCGAGGTCGTGTTAGTGATGAAAAGAAGAACGAAAATAAGACCCAATGGGTCATACATGAGTTCGAAATCCCTCTTAATCTTCCAAACCAA AAAAGTATAGCTCTTTGTAGACTGAAGAAAAAATATGGTAAGGTAGATGTTTCAAGAGGTGAAGAAGGCCAATCGAGTCACTCTTTGCCTCCAAATTTAGAAAATCAAGCTACAAACAATGCAATTCCAAAG GACCAGCTAAACTCTAATGAGCCATTAACAGAGTCGGAAGCATTTAATGAATATAGTGGGAATCAAACGACATTTACCACAAATGAAcaggatgatgatgaatttgtgGATTCCCTTATTAATAATGATGAGATCAACACTGAACAAAGAAGCAACCAACCTTTCTTTGTTGATGAGAATGAAGGCCCTAAGCTACCTTCTAACTTCCCAGACCATGTTGCAGATGATGATATCCCAAAC AACCAGGAAGACTTTGGTGGGCTAGTAAACCAAAAGCCAATAGCTCTTAATGACTGTGTTGAGACCCTAAATTCTGGTAGGAACAGTGAACATGATAATTCCTCACAGAGCTCGATTTTCATCCCTAATGATCAAACCACTTCAATAGGCGGAGGCAATCAACAAGCTACTTTACTTGCTGAGAATGAGAGCTCTAGCTTGGCTTTCGAAAACCATGTTGCAGAGAGTTCCGTTCCGATG GAACATTCAGAGTTTGATAAGTTTTTACGAGAAGGGTTATTCATGGCTGAATTATCACACGCGCCAGAAGGGGTTGAATATTACGAGTTCAGCGCCAATGAACAGGATGATGAGTTTTGGAATAAGAATTGCTTCACTACTGATGAAGTCTTGGGAAGCAAACAACAGAACCTAGCCGAGTCATTCAACTTTTCCTCCGTAAGCACAATGGAACCACTGTATGATCCCTGCCCAATGGAGTCGTCTAGGAAAAGACTACGCATCGAATCTGAGCGCTTAAACAGAGGGGAAGATATTGAAGCGGCTCCATCTCAGGAATAG
- the LOC18613869 gene encoding protein arv1 homolog, whose protein sequence is MEYRCVQCGFQVKTLFVQYSPGNIRLMKCEKCKAVADEYIECELMIVLIDLILHKPKAYRHLLYNVLNQQSTHFQGLLWKLLFGFLVLDAYRSLLVRHDEEWGMSMSISSYFWIYRKILVDVFLGNFMFLCCFLLAIRKLLKTSAQFFRLGKLWLAVLISSYFKILLVAMMVWEFPPSVIYIIDLLVLSSNTVALKVITESDMNPCVGACFIAHAVKFCTTQAF, encoded by the exons ATGGAATATCGATGTGTCCAATGCGGGTTTCAGGTCAAAACCCTGTTTGTTCAATACTCACCAGGAAACATTCGATTGATGAAATGT gaGAAATGTAAAGCAGTTGCCGACGAGTATATCGAATGTGAGCTCATG ATTGTTTTGATTGATTTAATCTTGCACAAGCCAAAAGCATATAGGCATCTACTTTACAATGTACTCAACCAACAAAGTACCCATTTTCAG GGTCTATTGTGGAAGCtattatttggttttcttGTTCTGGATGCTT ATAGAAGTTTGCTTGTCAGACATGATGAAGAATGGGGCATGTCCATGAGcatttcttcatatttttgGATATATCGAAAG ATATTGGTGGACGTATTTCTTGGAAACTTTATGTTTCTATGTTGTTTTCTTCTTGCAATCAGGAAACTTCTGAAGACATCAGCTCAATTCTTTAG GCTCGGCAAACTTTGGCTTGCAGTTCTAATTTCAAGCTACTTCAAGATTTTACTTGTTGCTATGATG GTCTGGGAATTTCCACCTTCAGTGATTTACATCAttgatttattagttttatcaTCTAATACAGTGGCACTAAAAG TGATAACCGAGTCAGATATGAATCCATGTGTAGGGGCCTGCTTCATTGCGCATGCTGTAAAATTTTGTACAACTCAGGCTTTTTAG
- the LOC18613871 gene encoding B3 domain-containing transcription factor NGA1: protein MNFVLEEKGYCNNEEEDDEEVIRETSNFPFSSSSSSASSKYKDIAPQQHQNLWLRTLDSQADYKSQESAINFDKKLELMDLSLGNNNEESNIGSCRGGDSSRSIEKEHMFDKVVTPSDVGKLNRLVIPKQHAEKYFPLDSSSNEKGLLLNFEDRNGKSWRFRYSYWNSSQSYVMTKGWSRFVKEKKLDAGDIVSFQRGVGESGKDRLFIDWRRRPNAPDPTSLAHFQLQNQFNFPQSVRWGRLYSLPPQPMCMPRNYEPLHRLNYSIYPYNHHHHHQQQQQLQLQQQQQQHHQAFTYGNVAQYHLRSSSGSHHHHQYHQIGAVQEGGGEPMVIDSVPVVQGNKTAAKRLRLFGVNMECPTQDESSSTFPHGTNTIGSDDSPHFSFSSLQSRLSNNNNTPLSGMEAEYSKKGKSSLSIDLDL from the coding sequence ATGAACTTTGTGCTAGAAGAAAAAGGCTATTGTAATAACGAAGAGGAAGATGATGAGGAAGTGATAAGAGAAACGAGCAACTTCCCAttttcctcttcctcttcttctgcTTCTTCAAAGTACAAAGATATTGCTCCTCAGCAACATCAAAACCTGTGGCTGAGAACGTTGGATTCTCAAGCAGATTATAAATCCCAAGAGTCTGCTATCAATTTTGACAAGAAACTAGAGCTGATGGACTTGTCACTTGGCAACAATAACGAAGAATCAAATATCGGAAGCTGTAGAGGTGGTGATAGTAGTAGGTCTATTGAGAAAGAACACATGTTTGATAAAGTCGTCACACCAAGCGATGTAGGGAAGCTCAACCGCCTCGTTATACCAAAGCAACATGCCGAGAAGTACTTCCCTCTTGACTCTTCATCAAATGAAAAAGGGCTGTTATTGAATTTCGAAGATCGGAACGGCAAGTCGTGGCGGTTCCGGTACTCCTATTGGAATAGTAGCCAGAGTTATGTGATGACCAAAGGGTGGAGCCGTTTTGTCAAGGAAAAAAAGCTTGATGCAGGTGACATCGTGTCATTTCAACGGGGTGTTGGGGAGTCCGGAAAAGACCGGTTATTCATTGATTGGAGGCGCAGGCCTAATGCACCTGATCCAACATCGCTTGCGCATTTTCAGCTCCAAAATCAGTTTAACTTTCCTCAGTCTGTCCGGTGGGGTAGACTCTACTCGCTGCCTCCTCAACCCATGTGCATGCCACGAAACTATGAACCTTTGCATAGGTTGAATTACAGCATTTATCCTTataatcatcatcatcatcatcaacaacaacaacaactacaattgcagcagcagcagcagcaacatCATCAGGCATTTACTTATGGCAATGTGGCGCAGTATCACCTAAGGTCATCATCTGggtcacatcatcatcatcaatatcatcaAATTGGGGCAGTGCAAGAAGGAGGAGGAGAGCCAATGGTGATTGATTCAGTGCCAGTTGTTCAGGGTAATAAAACTGCGGCTAAAAGGCTAAGGTTGTTTGGTGTGAACATGGAGTGTCCTACACAAGATGAATCTTCCTCGACTTTTCCTCATGGCACAAACACAATAGGTTCAGATGACTCTCCtcatttctctttctcttctctccaATCAAGATTGtccaataataataatacccCACTGTCCGGAATGGAAGCTGAATAttcaaagaaaggaaaatcttCCTTGTCCATTGATTTGGATCTATGA